Genomic window (Nitrospira sp.):
AGGTTGAAGGCGTCCACTTTTTCGAGCCTAGCTCAAACGACACCTCGTCTGCGACTTGCACGAAGGCGCATCTCTTAACCCTTCTCCCCCAAGGGGCTGGGGCTTAATGCGAACATTGCCGGAGGAGCGCGGACCCTTCGAGGTTCTGCTAAGAGGGAAAGCGGAAACTGACCGAGTCTGCGAGGGAATTTCCGAAGACTTCCGCTTAGCGGAGCCCGAATGGGTCGCTCCGGGAGGTGCGAGAGCAGTTGAGCCCCAGCCCCACATCCCCTCTCCTTGCCCTTCCGTATGGCCTTATGTAAGGATTACCTCCGTCGTTCGACTGACCATCACACTCCCTCTCTGATGCGATCGATAAAGGAGAAGCTCTATGCCTCCCAAAGTTGAAATCCCCGCCATTGTCAAAGTGACGAAGGCCGACGATGAATGGAAGAAGCTCTTGTCGCCGGCGGCCTATCAAGTCTTGCGCCATGAAGACACGGAACGGGCGTTTACGAGCCCGTTGCATGAGAATCACGCTTCCGGCATCTATTACTGCGCGGGCTGCGATCTCCCCGCCTATTCGTCGGAACATAAATTCGACAGCGGCACCGGCTGGCCCAGCTTCTGGCAGCCGATCGATCCGAAGGTGATCGAGACGCGCACCGATTCGAAATTCTTCATGACCCGCGTCGAAGTCCACTGCGCCCGCTGCGGCGGCCATCAGGGCCATGTCTTCGATGACGGTCCGAAGCCGACCGGACTCCGCTACTGCATCAACGGCGTCTCGCTGAAATTCATTGCAGGCTAATCGTCTGCTCCTTGTTCGTCATTGACGTGAACCTCCCTAGGTTGTTCCTCTCAGGCACTACCCGCTCCCCCCAATGGAGCGGGTAGCACATGCCCCGCGATCCATGTACAATCCCTTTCACATCTCTCTGGAGCCTGTATCTGTATGTCTCGCTGGTTCTCGTTCGGCAGTCTGTGCCTCTCTAGTCTGACCCTCATCTCCTGCGGGAACGGCATGTCGCCGTTCGCCTCGAACACCGACCCCTGTGCCCTAATTACGTCGGCAGAGGCCGAACGCGCGCTGGGCGAACCGGCCCAGGAAGGCCAGCGCACCGATGCGACCACCTGCATCTTCAAATCAACCCGCGACAGCGCCAATGCCGTGACGGTGCAAGTAGACGAAACCCCGGGCAAGGACCGGCGCGCCGGATTCAACAAGGACCGGCTCAGACGCGACAGCGTGCTCGTGGCGGGCCTGGGAGACGGCGCCATTCGAATCGACTCCCCGCCCTCGCTGTCGCGACTGACCTTTTTGAGCAGCGACAATCTCATCACCGTCATGGTCTCCTCCATTCATGCGACGAACCTTTCAGACTCCGTGATGACCATCGGCAGAAGCGCGGCGGAACGGTATGGGGCTGCCGTCGTGGCGTCCCGGATTCCACCGGCCTCTCCCGCGTCCTCCACGGATGCGGCCATGGCCGATCGCCAGACCGGATCCTCGTCGCTCTTGCGCACTTCGCCGGTGACGGTCACGCAGACACGACATGTGGGTGAAACGGACTCGACCGGCCCCACTAAAGCCTCGACGATCGACACCGGCACGCTGGTGGGCACCTGGCAGGCACATGCCCTCCAGGGCACGACGAAACATAATTACTTGCTGGTGATCGAGCAGAATCACTCCTGGGCGCTCTCGTCCCTGACGCAGTTCGATGGGGTGCTGGATGCCGAGTCCGGCCGGTGGTCGCTGGACCGGGCGAACACGTTCAAGGGCCAATCGTGGAAGGGCACCTACGTCACGGGGCAGCCTGATTCGTTTGTGACCACCGGCAGTCTCCACAGCACCTGGACCAGGCTGGACGGCGATCAGCCCCCCAGCAAAATCCCGGCTGAATTGTGGAGCCTGCGGAAGAACACCACGAGCGTGCCGGTGTTTCAACTCAAGAGCGTGGATCGCGCTCTGGTCGGAGTCTGGGAAAGCACCGGCACCTATGCCGGAGGGCCGGCCACCTTTGTCTGGACCATTAAACCCTCCGCGGCCACGGATCTGTTCATCATGGATCAAACCCGCGGCACGGTGGTGACGAAGGGCGGTCTCGTGCAGTTGCAGCCCACGCAAAAGCGGCAGCGGAGTTTGGGCATCGTCGCCACGCAGGAAGGCGGCTTCACCACCAGCGACGGAAAAACCAGCCTGCGCTGGACCCGCCTCGCGCCACCACCGGAAACCCCACAACCACTCTAGTCATACCGGGCACGCGAGATCCCCGTGCCCCTGTAGGGAGCTACTGCGATGTCCAACACGCATGAGACGATCGGATTTGTCGGCGTCGGTCGCATGGGCGCGAACATGGCGCGCCGCCTGAAAGACTTCGGCTTTCCCATCTCCGCCGTCTACGACCGGAATACTGCCGTCGCCACGGAAC
Coding sequences:
- the msrB gene encoding peptide-methionine (R)-S-oxide reductase MsrB, translating into MPPKVEIPAIVKVTKADDEWKKLLSPAAYQVLRHEDTERAFTSPLHENHASGIYYCAGCDLPAYSSEHKFDSGTGWPSFWQPIDPKVIETRTDSKFFMTRVEVHCARCGGHQGHVFDDGPKPTGLRYCINGVSLKFIAG